The proteins below come from a single Mesobacillus jeotgali genomic window:
- a CDS encoding YqhR family membrane protein: MAENHENLEQNQREKPMSFITMSIVTGLFGGIFWSALAYLAYIFNFTEIRPNVILEPWALGDWKEQWLGTVISIIAIGLFSTGAALVYYAAMRKLKSIWAGAAFGLALFFLVFYVLNPLFPGIKPFWDLSRNTLITSICFYVLYGVFVGYSISYEENENRNSEKNQEEVTS, translated from the coding sequence ATGGCAGAAAATCATGAAAACCTTGAACAAAATCAAAGAGAAAAACCAATGTCTTTTATCACGATGAGCATAGTCACCGGGTTATTTGGAGGGATTTTTTGGAGTGCGCTTGCCTATTTAGCTTATATCTTCAACTTTACAGAAATCCGTCCAAATGTCATTCTTGAGCCATGGGCATTGGGAGATTGGAAGGAGCAATGGCTGGGTACAGTCATTTCCATTATCGCGATTGGTCTTTTTTCAACTGGTGCGGCACTTGTGTACTATGCAGCAATGAGAAAGCTAAAATCCATTTGGGCTGGTGCAGCATTTGGGCTGGCGCTGTTCTTCCTTGTTTTTTATGTTCTCAATCCGCTTTTTCCTGGAATTAAACCCTTCTGGGACCTGTCAAGGAACACGTTAATTACATCAATTTGCTTTTATGTTCTGTATGGTGTGTTTGTTGGTTATTCAATATCATATGAGGAAAATGAAAATCGCAACAGTGAAAAAAATCAGGAGGAAGTTACCTCTTAA
- a CDS encoding M24 family metallopeptidase, with translation MEKIQKLRESFQRLGIDGMLVTSDYNRRYMTGFTGSAGMVLISAEKALFITDFRYTEQAAKQCEGYEVVLHKGLIQDEVAEQAKKLGIKKLGFEENHVTYSAYKTFDKGVEAELVPVSGEIEKLRLIKTDSEIKILKEAAAIADAAFTHIIEFIRPGRTELEVSNELEFFMRKQGATSSSFDIIVASGYRSALPHGVASDKVIETGDFVTLDYGAYYNGYVSDITRTLAVGSPSDKLREIYDIVLEAQLRGMAGIKPGMTGREADALTRNFITEKGYGEYFGHSTGHGIGLEVHEGPGLSFRSDTVLETGMVVTVEPGIYIAGLGGVRIEDDTVITKDHNESLTHSTKELIIL, from the coding sequence ATGGAGAAAATTCAAAAATTACGTGAGAGCTTTCAAAGACTCGGAATCGATGGAATGCTGGTCACCAGTGATTACAACCGCAGATATATGACAGGGTTCACTGGTTCTGCAGGCATGGTGCTGATCAGTGCCGAAAAAGCATTATTCATTACGGATTTCAGGTATACTGAGCAGGCTGCGAAACAATGCGAAGGCTATGAAGTCGTCCTGCATAAAGGGCTGATTCAGGACGAGGTTGCAGAGCAGGCTAAAAAGTTGGGGATCAAAAAACTTGGCTTTGAAGAAAATCATGTTACATATTCTGCTTATAAAACCTTTGATAAGGGCGTGGAAGCAGAACTAGTGCCCGTATCAGGCGAAATTGAAAAGTTACGCTTGATTAAGACTGATTCAGAGATTAAGATATTAAAGGAAGCAGCAGCCATCGCAGATGCTGCGTTTACACATATAATTGAGTTTATCCGTCCGGGCAGGACAGAGCTGGAAGTATCTAATGAACTGGAATTCTTCATGAGAAAACAGGGAGCAACATCTTCTTCATTCGATATTATTGTAGCTTCAGGCTATCGTTCAGCACTTCCGCACGGAGTAGCAAGTGACAAGGTGATCGAAACAGGAGACTTCGTCACCCTTGATTATGGTGCCTATTATAATGGGTATGTATCGGATATTACCCGTACATTAGCTGTAGGCAGCCCTTCAGACAAGCTTAGGGAAATCTATGATATCGTCTTAGAAGCCCAGCTCCGTGGAATGGCAGGCATTAAGCCAGGCATGACAGGAAGGGAAGCTGATGCGCTAACCCGCAACTTTATCACTGAAAAAGGCTACGGAGAGTATTTTGGCCACTCCACAGGCCATGGAATCGGACTCGAAGTACATGAAGGACCTGGTCTGTCTTTCCGTTCTGATACCGTACTTGAAACTGGTATGGTTGTGACTGTCGAGCCGGGGATCTACATAGCTGGCCTTGGCGGAGTAAGAATAGAGGACGATACTGTTATAACAAAAGACCATAATGAGTCACTGACACATTCTACTAAGGAACTCATCATATTATAG
- the efp gene encoding elongation factor P: MISVNDFRTGLTIEVDNGIWRVLDFQHVKPGKGAAFVRSKLRNLRTGAIQEKTFRAGEKVAKAQIENRKMQYLYASGDQHVFMDNESYEQIELPGSSIEYELKFLKENMEVYIMQFGHETLGVELPNSVELEVTETEPGIKGDTSSGGTKSATLETGLTVQVPFFINQGDKLVINTTDASYVSRA; encoded by the coding sequence ATGATTTCAGTTAACGATTTCCGTACAGGTTTAACGATTGAAGTGGACAATGGCATCTGGCGTGTACTTGATTTCCAACACGTTAAGCCAGGAAAAGGAGCTGCGTTTGTACGCTCAAAGCTTCGCAACCTTCGTACTGGGGCGATCCAGGAAAAAACGTTCCGCGCCGGTGAAAAAGTAGCAAAAGCACAAATCGAGAACCGCAAAATGCAGTACTTATATGCAAGCGGCGACCAGCACGTATTCATGGACAATGAGTCTTACGAGCAAATTGAATTGCCAGGATCTTCTATTGAATATGAATTGAAATTCCTTAAAGAAAACATGGAAGTCTACATCATGCAATTCGGCCACGAAACTCTTGGTGTCGAGCTTCCAAACTCTGTTGAACTTGAAGTGACAGAAACAGAGCCAGGTATTAAAGGTGACACTTCTTCTGGCGGTACTAAGTCAGCGACATTGGAAACTGGCCTTACAGTACAGGTTCCTTTCTTCATAAACCAGGGCGACAAACTCGTTATCAACACAACAGATGCATCTTATGTATCTCGTGCTTAA
- the spoIIIAC gene encoding stage III sporulation protein AC: MGLEVDIIFKIAGVGIVVAFLHTILDQVGKKEYAQWVTLFGFIYILFMVASIVDDLFQKIKSVFLFQG, translated from the coding sequence ATGGGTCTTGAAGTGGATATTATTTTTAAAATCGCAGGGGTAGGCATCGTCGTTGCATTTTTACACACCATTCTCGATCAGGTGGGAAAGAAGGAATATGCACAGTGGGTAACCTTATTTGGGTTCATATACATCCTTTTCATGGTAGCCTCCATTGTCGATGACCTCTTTCAAAAAATTAAATCAGTATTCCTATTTCAAGGGTAG
- a CDS encoding rhodanese-like domain-containing protein: MKKIFAALMFILLITGCSGGGSYTDVSVDEAKELIDNGEVQVLDVRTPDEFAAGHIPGAKLVPLQVIESMLSELDQDQKYLVVCRSGNRSTQASGILVENGFKNIYNMTGGMNEWKFDIEQ, from the coding sequence ATGAAGAAAATATTCGCGGCACTCATGTTTATTTTGTTGATTACCGGCTGTTCAGGCGGAGGTTCTTATACGGATGTTTCAGTCGATGAAGCAAAAGAATTGATAGATAATGGAGAAGTTCAGGTTTTGGATGTACGTACCCCTGATGAATTCGCAGCTGGACACATTCCAGGAGCGAAATTAGTACCATTGCAGGTCATTGAGAGCATGCTTTCCGAGCTTGATCAAGACCAAAAATATCTAGTGGTCTGCCGCAGCGGCAACCGCTCCACCCAGGCAAGCGGAATCCTTGTGGAAAATGGATTCAAGAATATTTACAATATGACCGGCGGAATGAATGAGTGGAAGTTTGATATTGAGCAATAA
- a CDS encoding SA1362 family protein, translating into MNRASKYIVSGLIVLAIFGFAFQLFTDPLSILTMLATIALVGALIYFLVTRLTSSSSGRQQQRAFQKAAKRSKKRFQTKDTNVSSKRSKIRSLASARNKKKDASHLTVIDGKKGRKKNRASF; encoded by the coding sequence ATGAATCGTGCTTCTAAATATATTGTTTCAGGACTGATCGTTCTTGCAATCTTTGGTTTTGCCTTTCAGTTATTTACCGATCCTTTAAGTATCCTTACCATGCTTGCAACAATCGCCCTGGTTGGTGCCTTAATTTATTTCCTCGTGACTCGCTTGACAAGTTCAAGCTCAGGACGGCAACAGCAGCGTGCATTTCAAAAAGCAGCAAAGCGGTCTAAAAAGCGGTTCCAGACAAAAGATACTAATGTCTCCTCTAAACGTTCAAAAATAAGGTCGCTCGCATCCGCTCGCAACAAAAAGAAGGATGCGTCACATTTAACGGTCATAGACGGTAAAAAGGGCAGAAAAAAAAATCGGGCTTCGTTTTAA
- the splB gene encoding spore photoproduct lyase: MKAFVPQLVYIEPRALEYPLGRELKEKFEKMGLEIRETTSHNQVRGIPGDNELQQYRNAKSTLVVGIRKTLKFDTSKPSAEYAIPLATGCMGHCHYCYLQTTLGSKPYIRTYVNLDEIFEQAQKYMDERKPEITRFEAACTSDIVGIDHLTHALKKTIEFFGESEYGQLRFVTKYHHVDHLLDAKHNGKTRFRFSVNARYVIKNFEPGTSSFDERLEAARKVANAGYPLGFIVAPIYIHEGWREGYHELFERLSHSLEGIDLTGLSFELIQHRFTKPAKNVIQKRYPKSKLEMDEEKRKYKWGRYGIGKYVYQKDEAKDLEETIRGYIHSFFPEAEIQYFT, translated from the coding sequence ATGAAAGCTTTTGTACCACAGCTTGTATATATTGAGCCAAGGGCTTTGGAATACCCGCTTGGGCGGGAGCTAAAGGAGAAATTCGAAAAGATGGGGCTGGAGATCAGGGAAACGACCTCGCATAACCAGGTGCGCGGCATCCCAGGCGACAATGAACTGCAGCAATACCGGAATGCTAAATCAACTCTCGTTGTCGGTATCAGGAAAACTTTGAAATTTGATACCTCGAAGCCGTCCGCAGAATATGCGATTCCGCTTGCTACTGGCTGCATGGGCCATTGCCATTATTGTTACCTGCAGACCACACTTGGCAGTAAACCTTATATCCGCACTTATGTGAATCTCGATGAAATTTTCGAGCAGGCACAAAAGTACATGGATGAAAGAAAACCGGAAATCACCAGATTTGAAGCCGCATGTACTTCGGATATTGTTGGGATTGACCATTTAACCCATGCATTAAAGAAAACAATCGAATTTTTCGGGGAGTCGGAATATGGGCAATTAAGATTTGTAACAAAGTACCATCATGTCGATCACCTGCTCGATGCAAAGCATAACGGCAAAACAAGATTTCGATTCAGCGTCAATGCCCGCTATGTGATCAAGAACTTTGAACCTGGGACATCATCCTTTGATGAAAGACTGGAGGCGGCAAGAAAGGTGGCGAACGCCGGATACCCGCTTGGCTTCATTGTTGCGCCAATCTATATCCATGAAGGATGGAGGGAGGGTTATCATGAGTTATTTGAGAGACTCAGCCATTCCCTAGAAGGAATCGACCTGACAGGCCTTAGCTTTGAGCTCATCCAGCACCGTTTCACAAAGCCGGCTAAAAATGTGATCCAAAAAAGATATCCTAAATCCAAGCTTGAAATGGATGAAGAGAAGCGAAAGTATAAGTGGGGACGTTACGGTATTGGTAAGTACGTCTACCAGAAGGATGAAGCGAAGGATCTTGAAGAAACAATTCGAGGATATATTCATTCGTTTTTTCCAGAAGCAGAGATTCAATATTTCACATAA
- a CDS encoding patatin-like phospholipase family protein codes for MYIDGVFSGGGIKGLALVGACAAIEERGFRFKRVAGTSAGSLIAGLLAAGYTSTEMAGILDDLDLKKFLDSRKTIIPSALTKWLFVYWRLGLYKGDELECWIGEKLAARGLRTFGDLAPDALRIIASDLTNGRLLILPDDLPKYGVDPRTFPVARAIRMSCSLPFFFEPVKLRDRVGMNIVVDGGVLSNFPMWLFDKDNVKKVRPVLGVKLSQNLIQQPTNKIKNALQMFEALFETMKDAHDSRYISRKHEKNIIFIPTEGNLTTEFQLSDEKKQELIDLGQKSAEKFFKSWCY; via the coding sequence ATGTATATTGACGGCGTTTTTTCCGGCGGAGGAATCAAAGGATTGGCATTGGTTGGTGCCTGTGCGGCAATAGAAGAGCGGGGATTCCGTTTTAAGAGGGTCGCAGGGACCAGTGCGGGTTCATTGATTGCCGGCCTGCTTGCAGCTGGATATACCAGCACTGAAATGGCCGGCATCTTGGATGATCTTGACCTGAAAAAATTTCTCGACTCAAGGAAAACGATCATCCCATCAGCTTTGACGAAATGGCTTTTTGTATACTGGCGGCTGGGACTCTATAAAGGGGACGAATTGGAGTGCTGGATAGGTGAAAAGCTTGCTGCCAGAGGTTTGCGCACTTTTGGTGACCTTGCCCCTGATGCATTAAGAATTATCGCGTCAGACCTCACCAATGGCAGGCTGCTGATTCTGCCAGATGATCTTCCGAAATATGGTGTTGATCCAAGGACTTTCCCAGTAGCGAGAGCAATCAGGATGAGCTGCAGTCTCCCATTCTTCTTCGAACCGGTAAAGCTGCGTGATCGAGTCGGCATGAATATTGTAGTAGATGGAGGAGTGCTAAGTAATTTTCCAATGTGGTTATTTGATAAGGATAATGTAAAAAAAGTCCGTCCTGTACTTGGTGTCAAGCTCAGCCAGAATTTGATCCAGCAGCCTACCAACAAAATCAAGAATGCACTTCAAATGTTCGAAGCTTTGTTTGAAACGATGAAGGATGCCCATGACTCCCGGTATATCTCAAGGAAACATGAAAAGAATATCATTTTCATTCCGACGGAAGGGAACTTGACTACTGAATTCCAGCTTTCGGATGAAAAGAAACAAGAATTGATCGACCTGGGCCAAAAGAGCGCGGAGAAGTTTTTTAAATCTTGGTGTTATTAA
- the spoIIIAB gene encoding stage III sporulation protein SpoIIIAB, translating to MIKIIGAILIILATTWTGFEASRHLSERPRQLRLLKSALQSLEAEIMYGHTPLHDASRKLAAQMPKPLSWFFEAFSKKLTETDTTVKAAWEDSLKEVWKMTAFKQGEFEIMKQFGETLGRHDRHSQQKQILLTISHLEREEADACEKQMKYEKMVKSIGFLSGLLLIILLM from the coding sequence ATGATCAAAATAATCGGTGCTATATTGATTATTCTGGCGACGACTTGGACAGGTTTCGAAGCCTCAAGACATCTTAGTGAGCGACCGAGGCAGCTTCGGCTGCTGAAGTCCGCCTTGCAATCATTGGAGGCCGAAATCATGTACGGCCACACACCGCTTCATGATGCCTCAAGAAAACTTGCTGCCCAGATGCCCAAGCCTTTATCCTGGTTTTTCGAAGCTTTTTCCAAAAAGCTGACAGAAACAGATACAACGGTAAAGGCGGCTTGGGAAGACAGCCTGAAAGAGGTCTGGAAAATGACTGCCTTCAAACAGGGAGAGTTTGAGATCATGAAACAATTTGGTGAGACGCTCGGCAGGCATGACCGTCATTCCCAGCAAAAACAAATCCTGCTGACAATCTCCCATCTGGAAAGAGAAGAAGCAGATGCCTGCGAAAAACAAATGAAATACGAAAAAATGGTGAAAAGTATCGGCTTTTTATCAGGCTTATTATTAATCATCTTACTGATGTAG
- the aroQ gene encoding type II 3-dehydroquinate dehydratase, producing the protein MKKILMLNGPNLNRLGKREPGIYGARTLKDLEERMIQLGAESQVEVICFQSNHEGELIDKLHEAEDTDIDGIIFNPGAFTHYSYGIRDAIAGIDCPVIEVHISNVYQREDFRHKSVIAPVSAGQIAGLGFLGYELALEAFKRGAEGEE; encoded by the coding sequence ATGAAAAAAATACTTATGCTCAACGGTCCAAATTTGAATCGTTTGGGAAAAAGAGAGCCAGGGATTTACGGTGCCAGAACTTTGAAGGATCTGGAAGAACGAATGATCCAGCTTGGTGCGGAAAGCCAGGTTGAGGTTATTTGCTTTCAATCGAATCATGAAGGAGAACTGATTGACAAACTCCATGAGGCAGAAGACACTGATATAGATGGCATTATTTTTAACCCTGGGGCTTTCACGCATTATAGTTATGGTATCAGGGATGCGATTGCAGGAATTGATTGTCCCGTTATCGAAGTACATATTTCCAATGTTTATCAAAGAGAGGACTTCAGGCACAAGTCGGTGATTGCTCCAGTGTCTGCTGGGCAGATTGCCGGTCTAGGCTTTCTTGGCTATGAATTGGCGCTTGAAGCATTCAAAAGAGGTGCAGAAGGGGAGGAATAG
- a CDS encoding SIMPL domain-containing protein, protein MVNGLYTGYRGNGTGNGRKITVSGEGSVFAAPNRATATIGVRTENQNLQSAQSENAEKSNAMLAALSSLGIAKDDIKTADFRIDPIYTYEDGKQLFQGYRVTHLYNITIRNIAQAGLIIDTAVENGANEIMNIQFSVAEPQELYNRALSMAVVDSYNKAQTVARTLGIQTSISPLSITEETQKGSPGPFLVASLDTSSGSGTPIEPGQLEIKATVTGTYISS, encoded by the coding sequence ATGGTTAATGGATTGTATACAGGGTACCGTGGCAATGGAACCGGGAATGGAAGGAAAATTACCGTTAGTGGAGAAGGTTCTGTGTTCGCTGCGCCAAATCGGGCGACAGCAACGATTGGCGTGCGCACCGAAAATCAAAACCTGCAAAGCGCACAGTCTGAAAATGCAGAAAAATCTAATGCGATGTTAGCAGCCTTAAGTAGTCTTGGGATTGCAAAGGATGATATTAAAACAGCAGATTTCCGGATTGATCCCATTTATACCTATGAAGACGGCAAGCAGTTATTCCAGGGATATCGTGTTACACACCTGTACAATATCACGATCAGGAATATTGCCCAAGCAGGATTGATCATCGACACCGCTGTTGAAAATGGCGCAAACGAAATCATGAACATACAATTTTCAGTTGCAGAGCCCCAGGAGTTGTACAATAGGGCACTTTCAATGGCAGTGGTCGATTCCTACAACAAAGCTCAAACAGTAGCCCGGACTTTAGGAATCCAAACCTCCATTTCTCCTCTCTCGATTACAGAAGAAACCCAGAAAGGTTCACCCGGCCCATTCCTGGTGGCATCTTTAGATACTAGCAGCGGGAGCGGGACGCCGATAGAACCGGGTCAACTGGAAATCAAGGCGACTGTCACAGGAACATATATTAGTTCTTAA
- the spoIIIAA gene encoding stage III sporulation protein AA, which yields MEDILSFLPKRIAELLDAVPPNEQDGMEEVRIRINRPLEITVRGKPQFLPYIIPPEDAVQLLNKLGHFSMYTLEEELKRGYITIAGGHRVGLAGKVILENGFVKAIRDISSFNFRIAREKIGIAEPLLPYIYENGWKHTIIIGPPQTGKTTLLRDIARMISSGVPEKKLPPLKAGIVDERSEIAGCVKGVPQLTFGPRVDILDSCPKAEGMMMMIRSMSPDVLVVDEIGRKEDGEAILEAVNAGIKLIMTTHGDSLEDIQKRPTLKPILEMGIFDRFVELGRSSGPGTITSIREANGKEVRQKVRVT from the coding sequence ATGGAGGATATCTTATCTTTTTTGCCGAAACGAATTGCCGAATTGCTGGATGCAGTGCCTCCTAATGAACAAGATGGGATGGAAGAAGTGCGGATACGGATTAACAGGCCGCTTGAAATAACGGTAAGAGGAAAGCCACAATTCCTGCCGTATATCATTCCGCCTGAGGATGCTGTCCAGCTGTTGAACAAGCTTGGGCATTTTTCAATGTATACGTTGGAGGAAGAATTAAAGCGTGGCTATATCACCATTGCCGGAGGTCATCGAGTCGGACTGGCAGGCAAGGTGATCCTGGAAAATGGCTTTGTAAAAGCAATCAGGGACATATCTTCCTTTAATTTCCGGATTGCAAGGGAAAAAATCGGGATTGCCGAACCGTTGCTTCCATATATTTACGAGAATGGCTGGAAACATACGATAATTATTGGTCCGCCACAGACTGGAAAAACCACTTTGCTCAGGGATATAGCAAGGATGATATCCAGCGGGGTCCCTGAAAAAAAACTGCCCCCTCTTAAAGCTGGCATTGTGGATGAGAGGTCAGAAATAGCAGGGTGCGTGAAGGGGGTTCCACAGCTTACATTTGGACCTAGAGTAGATATCCTGGATTCTTGCCCGAAGGCCGAGGGGATGATGATGATGATCCGCTCGATGAGCCCGGATGTCCTGGTTGTAGATGAAATAGGCCGAAAAGAAGACGGGGAAGCGATTCTTGAAGCAGTTAACGCAGGCATTAAATTAATTATGACTACACATGGAGATTCGCTGGAAGATATTCAAAAAAGGCCAACTTTAAAACCAATTTTGGAGATGGGGATTTTCGATCGATTTGTGGAGCTTGGAAGAAGTTCTGGCCCGGGAACCATCACCTCAATAAGGGAAGCAAACGGCAAAGAAGTTCGCCAAAAAGTGAGAGTGACATAA